In Hwangdonia lutea, a single window of DNA contains:
- a CDS encoding BatA domain-containing protein, whose protein sequence is MQFKHPELLYALFLLLIPIIVHLFQLRKFKKVAFTNVAFLKEATLKTRKSSQVKKWLILCTRLLLLAAIVLAFAQPLTSKTNGLNIKKETVIYLDNSFSMQAKGLNGELLKRAVHDLINNVPENENISLFTNNTVYKNTTIKAIKNDLLQLDYTTNNLTTSAALLKSNTLFSTTSKAIKNTVLISDFQIDNNEITVKKDSLTNLHFVKLQPVNTRNIAVDSAYVSNASPTHIELTVHLTQSGNSTENVPISLFNNENLIAKTSVEINDKASTTFSLPLNEIVNGKLTINDAHLQFDNSLYFNINTASKINVLSINGSDDSFLKRMYNPTEFNYTSTSTNQLKYNLFDNQHLIILNELNAIPNALVSAIKAFTNQGGSLIVIPSKGIVKSTYNALLLNYATSFNDLISNEKRITTINYSHPLYSNGVFEKQVRNFQYPKVNSFYNVLSNGASKVLSFEDDKAFLYQNKNAYIFTSALNTANSNLKNSPLIVPTFYNIAKFSFKIPQLYYTIGEENRFDVDIQLQQDDILSLVNKDINLIPKQQSFNNKVVINTSDIPTIAGTYAIKNKAETIANVSYNYNRNESNLVYSNLSNLNDATVSHSITEIFDTIKSDSKINALWKWFVIFALLLLLIEMLILKYFK, encoded by the coding sequence ATGCAGTTTAAACACCCCGAACTTCTTTACGCCTTATTTTTACTGCTCATACCTATAATTGTCCATTTATTTCAACTTCGGAAATTTAAAAAAGTTGCATTCACCAATGTGGCTTTTTTAAAGGAGGCGACACTTAAAACGCGTAAGAGTTCGCAAGTAAAAAAATGGCTCATCCTGTGTACCAGATTGTTACTGTTAGCGGCTATTGTATTGGCTTTTGCGCAGCCGTTAACTTCTAAAACCAACGGTTTAAACATTAAAAAGGAAACCGTTATTTATTTAGATAATTCGTTTAGCATGCAAGCTAAAGGCCTTAACGGCGAACTTTTAAAACGTGCCGTTCACGATCTTATAAACAATGTACCCGAAAACGAAAACATATCCTTATTTACGAACAATACCGTTTATAAAAATACGACGATAAAAGCTATAAAGAATGATTTGTTGCAGTTGGATTATACAACAAATAATTTAACAACTTCGGCGGCATTATTAAAGAGCAATACACTTTTTAGCACCACAAGCAAAGCTATTAAAAACACCGTTTTAATATCGGATTTTCAAATCGACAACAACGAAATAACCGTTAAAAAAGACTCCTTAACCAACTTACATTTTGTAAAATTACAACCCGTAAACACCCGTAACATTGCGGTTGATAGCGCCTATGTTTCAAACGCTTCTCCAACACATATTGAGCTTACCGTACACTTAACACAAAGTGGAAACAGTACTGAAAACGTGCCTATTTCGTTATTTAATAACGAGAACTTAATAGCTAAAACTTCCGTGGAAATCAATGATAAAGCCAGCACCACTTTTTCGCTTCCCCTAAATGAAATTGTTAATGGAAAACTCACCATTAACGATGCCCATTTACAGTTTGACAATAGCTTGTATTTTAATATAAATACCGCTTCAAAAATTAATGTTTTATCAATAAACGGAAGTGATGATTCGTTTTTAAAACGCATGTACAATCCAACTGAATTTAATTACACATCAACTTCAACCAATCAATTAAAGTATAATCTTTTCGATAATCAGCATCTTATTATTTTAAATGAATTGAATGCGATTCCTAATGCCCTGGTTTCAGCAATTAAAGCATTTACAAACCAAGGTGGCTCGCTGATTGTTATACCCTCAAAAGGCATCGTAAAATCAACTTACAATGCACTGCTTTTAAACTACGCAACCTCGTTTAACGACTTAATATCCAATGAAAAACGCATAACCACTATAAACTATTCGCATCCTTTATACAGCAATGGTGTGTTTGAAAAACAGGTACGCAACTTTCAATACCCCAAAGTAAATAGCTTTTATAATGTGCTTTCAAATGGCGCTTCAAAAGTTTTGAGTTTTGAGGACGACAAGGCTTTTTTATACCAAAATAAGAATGCCTATATCTTTACAAGTGCCTTAAATACCGCCAATTCAAACTTAAAAAACTCCCCATTAATTGTCCCCACATTTTATAATATCGCAAAATTCAGTTTTAAAATTCCGCAATTATACTACACCATTGGTGAAGAAAACAGATTTGATGTGGATATCCAATTACAGCAAGACGATATTTTATCATTAGTAAACAAGGATATCAATTTGATTCCAAAACAGCAATCCTTTAACAACAAGGTGGTGATTAACACATCTGACATTCCAACAATTGCCGGTACATATGCCATAAAAAACAAAGCTGAAACCATCGCCAATGTGAGCTATAATTACAACAGAAATGAAAGTAATTTGGTTTACAGCAATCTTTCAAATTTAAACGATGCAACGGTAAGCCATTCCATTACAGAAATTTTCGATACCATAAAAAGTGACTCAAAAATTAATGCCCTGTGGAAATGGTTTGTTATTTTTGCACTACTATTATTGCTTATTGAAATGCTCATCTTAAAATATTTTAAATGA
- a CDS encoding dihydroorotase: MNILIKSATIIDSKSEFHNATQDILIENGVISKIGKTLKNPHNYREIKLDNLHVSQGWFDSSVCFGEPGFEERETILNGLKTAAASGFTAVAMHANTNPVIDTNSDITFVNSKSVNNAVTLLPVGALTVNSKGEDLAELFDMKTAGSVAFYDYKKSISNPNLMKIALQYASNFDGLVCSFPQENKISGNGVMNENMTSTTLGLKGNPALAEELQIARDLFLLEYTGGKLHIPTISTAKSVELIRVAKQKKLDVSCSVAIHNLYFTDAVLKDFNTHFKVLPPLRTQHDIEALIEGLKDGTIDMVTSDHNPIDIEQKKIEFDYADYGSIGLESAFGALQNIFTTKKTIDILTKGKSRFGLEQTPINVGNTANMTLFNPALKYTFAKKDIMSKSKNAIFENESLKGKVYGIISNNKISINS; this comes from the coding sequence ATGAACATACTTATAAAGTCTGCCACAATTATTGATTCTAAAAGTGAGTTTCACAATGCTACTCAAGATATATTAATTGAAAATGGCGTGATTTCAAAAATTGGAAAAACGCTTAAAAACCCTCATAATTACCGCGAAATTAAGCTTGACAATCTGCACGTTTCTCAAGGCTGGTTTGATAGTAGCGTATGCTTTGGCGAACCAGGTTTTGAAGAACGCGAAACCATTTTAAACGGATTAAAAACGGCTGCAGCATCTGGTTTTACGGCGGTGGCAATGCATGCCAATACCAACCCCGTAATCGATACAAATTCGGATATTACGTTTGTAAACTCCAAATCGGTAAACAATGCCGTAACCTTATTGCCCGTTGGCGCGTTAACCGTTAATAGCAAAGGGGAAGATTTAGCGGAATTGTTTGATATGAAAACGGCAGGTTCGGTTGCTTTTTACGATTATAAAAAGTCAATCTCCAACCCGAACCTTATGAAAATCGCCTTACAATATGCCAGTAATTTTGATGGTTTGGTATGCTCCTTTCCGCAGGAAAATAAAATTTCCGGAAACGGTGTTATGAACGAAAACATGACCAGCACCACTTTGGGATTAAAAGGAAATCCGGCTTTGGCCGAAGAATTACAAATAGCACGCGATTTGTTTTTATTGGAATACACTGGCGGAAAATTGCATATCCCGACCATTTCAACCGCAAAATCAGTGGAGTTGATTAGGGTCGCAAAACAAAAAAAATTGGACGTGAGTTGCAGTGTCGCCATTCATAATTTGTATTTTACCGATGCGGTTTTAAAGGATTTCAACACCCACTTTAAAGTATTACCGCCATTGCGTACGCAACACGATATTGAGGCACTCATTGAAGGCCTAAAAGATGGTACGATTGATATGGTAACCAGCGACCACAACCCTATAGATATCGAACAAAAAAAGATAGAATTTGATTATGCCGATTATGGCAGCATCGGACTCGAATCGGCTTTTGGTGCGCTACAAAACATCTTTACAACTAAAAAAACAATTGATATTTTAACCAAAGGTAAATCGAGATTTGGATTAGAGCAAACTCCAATAAATGTTGGCAACACCGCTAATATGACACTTTTTAATCCAGCATTAAAATATACTTTTGCTAAAAAGGATATCATGTCGAAATCTAAAAATGCCATTTTTGAAAACGAATCTTTAAAAGGAAAGGTTTACGGTATTATTTCGAATAATAAAATTTCTATAAACTCATAA
- a CDS encoding alpha/beta hydrolase: MSNTSLSLQHIIRESTLTENAPLLIMLHGYGSDENDLFSFANELPEELFIISVKAPYTLQPYGNAWYAINFDADKGKWNDNEQAKESLELIANFIDEATSLYPVNKNNVSLLGFSQGSILSYAVALTYPEKVRNIVALSGYINHDILPEDIKQKDYSNLDFYCSHGSVDQVIPVDWARQTAPFLNSLNIKNVYSEFPVGHGVAPQNFFEFKNWLSKRIV, encoded by the coding sequence ATGTCAAACACATCCCTTTCATTACAACATATTATTCGAGAATCTACTTTAACAGAAAATGCACCATTATTAATCATGCTGCATGGTTATGGTAGCGATGAAAACGATTTATTCTCATTCGCAAACGAATTACCCGAAGAGCTTTTTATCATTTCGGTAAAAGCCCCATACACATTACAACCTTATGGCAACGCGTGGTATGCTATTAATTTTGATGCCGATAAAGGCAAATGGAACGACAACGAACAAGCTAAGGAATCACTCGAATTAATCGCTAATTTTATTGATGAAGCAACAAGCCTCTATCCGGTAAATAAAAACAATGTGTCGCTTTTAGGCTTTAGCCAAGGTTCTATTTTAAGCTATGCCGTAGCCTTAACTTACCCCGAAAAAGTAAGGAATATTGTAGCATTAAGCGGTTATATAAACCACGATATTTTACCTGAAGATATAAAACAAAAGGATTATTCCAATTTGGATTTTTATTGCTCCCACGGAAGTGTGGATCAAGTGATTCCTGTGGATTGGGCACGACAAACAGCCCCGTTTTTAAACAGCCTAAATATTAAGAATGTGTATTCTGAATTTCCTGTTGGACACGGCGTTGCACCACAGAACTTTTTCGAGTTTAAAAATTGGTTGAGCAAAAGGATCGTTTAA
- a CDS encoding DUF3820 family protein, whose amino-acid sequence MNPDKDFLIKLAHTKMPFGKYKDRYLIDLPEYYVVWYNNKGFPKGKLGDMLKQVYELKLNGLEDLIRNIKRQYPK is encoded by the coding sequence ATGAATCCAGATAAAGATTTCCTTATAAAACTAGCACACACCAAAATGCCTTTTGGTAAATATAAAGACCGTTATTTAATTGATTTGCCTGAATATTATGTGGTTTGGTACAACAATAAAGGTTTCCCAAAAGGAAAATTAGGCGATATGCTTAAACAGGTTTACGAGCTTAAATTGAACGGGTTGGAAGATTTAATTCGGAATATAAAGCGGCAATATCCTAAATGA
- a CDS encoding DUF922 domain-containing protein, producing MVKILLILCVFLCVQDEPTLSWNESYKLTWADFKGAANNKVSAVAITASGISFGFSVRETDAEVVSFSTEVFSHFYPEQSWYKSNLADNHVLGHEQLHFDITELHVRKFRQRISLLKVSNHIKNELRQLNKTINKELTAMQDKYDAETNYSRNFENQAKWKSYIANELNKLSKYKSVE from the coding sequence GTGGTAAAAATACTCCTCATTTTATGTGTTTTTTTATGTGTTCAAGACGAGCCAACACTTTCTTGGAACGAATCTTATAAACTAACTTGGGCAGATTTTAAAGGAGCAGCAAATAATAAGGTAAGTGCCGTGGCCATAACGGCTTCGGGGATTTCGTTTGGGTTTTCAGTACGGGAAACAGATGCTGAGGTTGTTAGTTTTTCAACCGAAGTGTTTAGTCATTTTTATCCAGAACAATCGTGGTACAAATCCAACCTTGCCGATAATCATGTATTAGGGCACGAGCAATTGCATTTTGATATTACCGAGCTGCACGTTCGTAAATTTAGGCAACGCATCAGTCTGCTTAAAGTATCAAATCATATTAAAAATGAATTGCGCCAACTTAATAAAACCATCAATAAGGAACTGACTGCAATGCAAGATAAATATGATGCCGAAACCAATTATTCCAGAAATTTTGAAAATCAAGCAAAATGGAAAAGCTATATTGCAAACGAACTTAATAAACTTTCAAAATACAAATCGGTAGAGTAG
- a CDS encoding PBP1 and LysM peptidoglycan-binding domain-containing protein, which produces MNRFLLVIILVLAFGFTSVNAQDFSTHQVKKGETIEAIAKRYFVTPSEIYALNPDAKKELKPNTILIIPLSKAKKPKVVTIKELQGFQKHKTRRKETLYSLAKKYNVTEDEIKKYNKFLYADPLRKGDKLQIPIFKITEEIEAEPTKTYIVQPKEGKWRIAYKFGISVKKLEELNPEMGEVLKDGQEIIVPNIEDDEEREVDEKYSYYKVLPKEGFYRLKLKLGLEKDALEALNPGLAESGLKVGMILKIPFNEAVSVESPSRINLTDSIKDFNTKHIAVMLPFRLNRVDFQSKEDTKKSIVKDRYLDTSLDFYSGVLMAIDSLKTLGVSLHVDVYDTKNEIGEVSRIIDDNDFETVDAVIGPLTSNTFEKAASKLRRYNVPVVSPIGLNLKLYDNVFQSRPPTEKLKSTLVNYIKTDTLPSNIIIISDSKHTQVSNDLKRDFNHAKQIHSRKNKKSGDDDFFVTKEDIEEALKPGKNIVFLETKNEGFVSNVTSILASLIKTEDLSTKTEAVEITMATTNMNAAFTADGVSNEHLSKLQFFYAATSKSYNESGNNTFVKTYKKRYYTTPNSAAVKGFDLTMDVVLRIVSSEDLYMSVNNAPLTEYVENKFAYKKKLFGGYYNDTVYLVNYQDLAIVEVKQ; this is translated from the coding sequence ATGAATAGATTTTTATTAGTAATTATTTTGGTTTTGGCATTTGGTTTTACTTCGGTAAATGCCCAAGATTTTAGTACACACCAAGTTAAAAAAGGCGAAACTATTGAAGCAATTGCCAAACGATATTTTGTAACTCCATCGGAGATTTATGCCTTAAATCCAGATGCCAAAAAGGAGTTGAAGCCCAATACGATTTTAATTATTCCGTTATCGAAAGCCAAAAAACCAAAAGTGGTTACTATTAAGGAATTGCAAGGTTTTCAAAAGCATAAAACCAGAAGAAAAGAGACCTTGTACAGTTTGGCTAAAAAGTACAATGTTACTGAAGACGAGATAAAAAAATACAATAAATTTTTATATGCCGATCCGCTGAGAAAAGGGGATAAGCTACAAATCCCGATTTTTAAAATTACTGAGGAAATTGAAGCAGAACCTACAAAAACGTACATCGTTCAGCCCAAAGAAGGGAAATGGCGTATTGCCTATAAATTTGGGATTTCGGTTAAAAAATTGGAAGAGCTTAATCCGGAAATGGGCGAGGTCTTAAAAGATGGTCAGGAAATTATTGTGCCTAATATTGAGGATGACGAAGAACGGGAAGTTGACGAAAAATACAGCTATTACAAAGTATTGCCAAAAGAAGGTTTTTACCGATTAAAACTTAAGTTAGGCTTGGAAAAAGATGCGTTGGAAGCTTTAAACCCTGGTTTGGCCGAAAGCGGTTTAAAAGTAGGCATGATTTTAAAAATACCCTTTAATGAAGCTGTTTCTGTGGAGAGCCCAAGCCGTATTAATTTAACAGACAGTATTAAGGATTTTAACACAAAACACATTGCGGTGATGCTGCCATTTAGGTTGAATAGAGTCGATTTTCAATCTAAGGAAGATACTAAAAAAAGCATTGTTAAAGACCGATATTTAGACACGTCGCTCGATTTTTATTCGGGAGTTTTAATGGCTATTGATTCCTTAAAAACCTTGGGCGTTTCGCTACATGTTGATGTGTACGATACAAAAAACGAAATTGGCGAAGTTTCAAGAATAATTGATGATAACGATTTTGAAACGGTTGATGCCGTAATAGGACCATTAACTTCAAATACATTTGAAAAAGCAGCATCAAAACTAAGACGCTATAACGTGCCCGTGGTTTCACCCATTGGGTTGAATTTAAAATTATACGACAATGTGTTTCAGTCCCGACCGCCAACTGAGAAATTAAAAAGCACTTTAGTAAACTATATTAAAACCGATACATTACCGAGTAACATTATAATTATTTCGGATTCGAAACACACCCAAGTTTCAAATGATTTAAAACGCGATTTTAATCACGCCAAACAAATACATTCAAGAAAAAATAAAAAAAGTGGCGATGATGATTTTTTTGTTACCAAAGAAGATATTGAAGAAGCGCTGAAACCTGGTAAAAACATAGTGTTCTTGGAAACTAAAAACGAAGGTTTTGTATCAAACGTTACCAGTATTTTAGCTTCGTTAATAAAAACAGAAGACCTAAGTACCAAAACAGAAGCGGTTGAAATTACCATGGCTACCACCAATATGAATGCAGCGTTTACAGCCGATGGTGTATCAAACGAACATCTGTCGAAACTACAATTTTTTTACGCAGCGACCTCTAAATCGTATAATGAATCTGGGAATAATACTTTTGTAAAAACCTATAAAAAACGCTACTATACCACACCAAATAGCGCCGCGGTTAAAGGTTTCGATTTAACGATGGATGTTGTGTTGCGCATCGTGAGTTCAGAAGATTTATACATGTCCGTTAACAACGCGCCACTTACGGAATACGTAGAAAACAAATTTGCCTACAAAAAGAAACTTTTTGGTGGTTATTATAACGATACGGTTTACCTGGTTAATTACCAAGATTTAGCCATTGTTGAGGTTAAACAATAA
- the guaA gene encoding glutamine-hydrolyzing GMP synthase — translation MQHDKVLILDFGSQYTQLIARRVRELNIYSEIHPFNKIPTNLNDYKAVILSGSPFSVRGESALHPDLSEIRAKKPLLAVCYGAQYLAHFSGGEVAPSNTREYGRANLSFIKNEETFFKHINEGSQVWMSHSDTIKQLPTKAILLASTTDVKNAAYKIEGEQTYAIQFHPEVYHSTDGKQLLENFLVGIAGLNQDWTPDSFVEETVEAIQEKVGNDKVVLGLSGGVDSTVAAVLLNKAIGNNLYCIFVNNGLLRKNEFENVLKQYEGMGLNVKGVDASQRFLEALKGIEDPEKKRKAIGNAFIEVFDDEANKLEDVKWLAQGTIYPDVIESVSATGGPSATIKSHHNVGGLPDFMKLKIVEPLRAIFKDEVRRVGATLGIDPELLGRHPFPGPGLGIRILGDITAEKVRMLQEVDAIFINGLKAWGLYDKVWQAGAMLLPVNSVGVMGDERTYEKCVALRAVESTDGMTADWVNLPYEFLQKTSNDIINKVKGVNRVVYDISSKPPATIEWE, via the coding sequence ATGCAACACGATAAGGTATTAATATTAGACTTCGGATCGCAGTACACACAGCTTATTGCGCGTAGAGTTAGAGAGCTTAACATCTATTCCGAAATACATCCATTCAACAAAATTCCAACAAACTTAAACGATTACAAGGCCGTTATTCTTTCTGGTAGCCCATTTTCTGTAAGAGGCGAATCTGCTTTACATCCAGATTTATCAGAGATACGTGCTAAAAAACCACTTCTCGCCGTGTGTTACGGTGCCCAATATTTGGCCCATTTTTCGGGAGGCGAAGTGGCGCCATCAAATACTAGGGAATATGGACGGGCAAATTTGTCTTTCATTAAAAATGAAGAGACTTTCTTTAAACATATAAATGAAGGCAGTCAAGTTTGGATGAGCCATAGCGATACCATCAAACAACTGCCAACAAAAGCTATTTTATTGGCCAGCACAACCGATGTTAAAAATGCAGCCTATAAAATTGAAGGCGAACAAACCTATGCCATTCAGTTTCACCCAGAAGTGTATCACTCAACCGATGGGAAGCAGCTTTTAGAAAACTTTTTGGTGGGTATTGCGGGACTTAATCAAGATTGGACACCCGATTCTTTTGTTGAAGAAACTGTTGAAGCAATCCAAGAAAAGGTGGGGAACGATAAAGTGGTTTTAGGGCTTTCGGGAGGTGTTGATTCTACCGTAGCTGCAGTTTTGCTTAACAAAGCTATTGGTAATAACCTTTACTGCATTTTTGTAAATAACGGTTTGCTCAGAAAAAATGAATTTGAAAATGTATTAAAGCAATACGAAGGCATGGGCCTTAACGTTAAAGGTGTTGATGCTTCACAACGTTTTCTTGAGGCGTTAAAAGGCATTGAAGATCCCGAGAAAAAGCGTAAAGCCATTGGTAATGCGTTTATTGAGGTTTTTGATGACGAAGCCAACAAGTTAGAAGACGTAAAATGGTTGGCACAAGGCACGATTTATCCTGATGTAATTGAGAGTGTATCGGCAACTGGTGGCCCATCAGCAACCATAAAATCGCATCACAATGTTGGTGGATTGCCCGATTTTATGAAACTTAAAATTGTGGAGCCCCTTCGTGCTATTTTTAAAGATGAGGTAAGGCGCGTTGGCGCCACTCTGGGAATCGATCCTGAATTGTTGGGGCGTCACCCATTTCCGGGACCTGGTTTGGGTATTCGGATTTTAGGCGATATTACGGCCGAAAAAGTACGTATGCTCCAGGAGGTTGATGCTATTTTTATTAACGGATTGAAAGCTTGGGGACTTTACGATAAAGTATGGCAAGCCGGCGCGATGTTGCTACCTGTAAACAGCGTGGGCGTTATGGGCGACGAGCGAACTTACGAAAAATGTGTAGCGCTTAGGGCTGTAGAAAGTACCGATGGCATGACAGCCGATTGGGTAAATTTGCCTTACGAATTTCTTCAAAAAACCTCCAACGATATAATAAATAAAGTAAAAGGCGTTAATAGAGTAGTGTACGACATTAGCAGTAAGCCACCGGCAACCATTGAGTGGGAATGA
- a CDS encoding tetratricopeptide repeat protein, whose protein sequence is MKKVFFIIFIVPFTLISQNNKKLDSLRSVFQQQSQNTEKVKTADLIFIESRVSNPALALEYLHKGLAISKNINYPEGVAKNYKNLGHYYVKYHNLDSLRYYFGKAESAYKKLNDHKSLFKVLHAWNRTENLEGSFKTALELSNQSIQIAKNLQHGLMLSDAYQQQSNIHLDKGDFKSSIENLILASKVHDTLANKKPLREAIIKTGIGRTETLRDNYKAAIPYLEEGLAIFINLNHHKWLAITYMELGNTLYHLKNYDEALLNYNKGLKISREKKWNDFIAPYLANIGAIYLDKKEYDKALEYFFNSNKISKKHGSVNNQIIHFNDVASAYFGKKEYQKAIKYFSEAIHLADSIGSIDNLSDNYKERAEAYEEIGSYKNAVADYKNHIVLNDSVFNSKKAQQIDELKTQYETEKKEQEILLQNKEIDLLKQQEKNNNLQRLLLGIGFLLSLIGFYAVRQKLKRNKLEKEKIKAELAFKKKELTTHALHLAKKNEVLESLKQKAQKFKTFENDLNGYQQLIQTINFDLKDDNNWENFSKYFQEVHKDFNSNVKQKFPEVTSNELRLMSLLKMNLSSKEIANILNISPEGIKKARYRLRKKLGISTEDSLQDLVLNL, encoded by the coding sequence ATGAAAAAAGTCTTTTTTATAATCTTCATTGTTCCTTTTACCCTTATTTCCCAAAACAACAAAAAACTAGATAGTTTACGCTCCGTATTCCAGCAACAGTCTCAAAATACAGAAAAAGTAAAAACCGCTGATTTAATTTTTATTGAAAGTAGAGTTTCTAATCCTGCTTTAGCTCTAGAGTATCTGCACAAGGGATTAGCCATATCAAAAAATATAAACTACCCTGAAGGTGTGGCTAAAAATTATAAAAACTTAGGTCATTACTATGTAAAATACCATAACCTAGATTCCTTAAGATATTATTTTGGTAAAGCCGAAAGTGCTTACAAAAAATTAAATGATCACAAATCGTTGTTTAAGGTATTGCATGCCTGGAACCGTACGGAAAACCTAGAAGGTAGTTTTAAAACAGCTTTAGAGTTATCAAACCAATCCATTCAAATCGCAAAGAATTTACAACATGGGTTAATGTTAAGTGATGCCTACCAGCAACAATCTAACATCCATTTAGATAAAGGCGACTTTAAAAGTTCTATTGAAAATTTAATCCTTGCATCTAAGGTGCATGATACTCTAGCTAACAAAAAACCATTACGCGAAGCTATTATAAAAACTGGCATTGGGCGTACAGAAACCTTAAGAGACAATTACAAGGCAGCTATTCCATATCTTGAGGAGGGATTGGCTATTTTTATTAATTTAAATCACCACAAATGGCTGGCTATCACCTATATGGAGCTAGGAAATACGTTATATCATTTAAAAAATTACGATGAAGCCCTTTTAAACTATAATAAAGGCTTAAAGATAAGTAGGGAAAAAAAATGGAATGATTTTATTGCGCCATATTTGGCCAACATAGGCGCTATTTATTTAGACAAAAAAGAATATGACAAAGCCTTAGAGTATTTTTTTAATTCCAATAAAATTTCAAAAAAGCATGGCTCTGTAAATAATCAAATTATTCATTTTAATGATGTGGCCTCTGCATACTTTGGTAAAAAAGAATATCAAAAAGCCATAAAATATTTTTCCGAGGCTATACACTTAGCAGACTCCATTGGTTCTATTGATAACTTATCTGATAATTACAAAGAACGAGCAGAAGCCTACGAGGAAATAGGCAGCTATAAAAACGCTGTTGCTGATTATAAAAACCACATCGTTTTAAATGATTCGGTATTTAACAGTAAAAAAGCACAACAAATTGATGAATTAAAAACCCAATACGAAACTGAGAAAAAAGAACAAGAGATTTTACTTCAAAATAAAGAAATTGATTTGCTAAAGCAACAAGAAAAAAACAATAATTTACAACGATTACTTTTAGGTATAGGCTTCCTTTTATCGCTTATAGGTTTTTATGCTGTTAGGCAAAAACTTAAACGCAACAAATTGGAAAAAGAAAAAATAAAAGCCGAATTAGCCTTTAAAAAGAAAGAACTCACCACCCACGCCCTACATTTGGCAAAAAAAAATGAAGTATTGGAAAGCTTAAAACAAAAAGCCCAGAAATTTAAAACCTTTGAAAACGACCTTAATGGTTACCAGCAACTTATTCAAACCATAAATTTCGACTTGAAAGATGACAACAATTGGGAGAATTTCAGCAAATATTTTCAAGAGGTGCACAAAGACTTTAACAGTAATGTGAAACAAAAATTTCCTGAAGTAACCTCAAACGAATTGCGTTTAATGTCGCTTCTAAAAATGAATTTATCCTCTAAAGAAATTGCAAATATTCTTAATATTTCTCCAGAAGGCATTAAAAAAGCACGCTACCGTCTTCGA